From a region of the Lactuca sativa cultivar Salinas chromosome 4, Lsat_Salinas_v11, whole genome shotgun sequence genome:
- the LOC111889031 gene encoding remorin 1.4 isoform X1 has translation MENMIKQRRVSFSELLQRDNKESLSKDKKSPNLYHQRNSQDYDSIDDEHMAAIAAATFAIHSLEEKAISQFQRKEKSREEVEASMKTKMSQADKAPSFSRPSRPREAYANRSLSIHGSGNTKVDAWEKAELLKIQNRYEKSNLTILQWENEKKARAKRRVEEKKKELEQRRSINWQHYQNKLARIDHVAGGARSQAEDTRRNHEKKVKERAREMRSLGVTSPKYCFLC, from the exons ATGGAGAATATGATCAAACAACGAAG ggtttcattttcggAGCTTCTACAGCGTGATAACAAAGAATCGTTGTCCAAAG ATAAGAAATCACCGAACCTGTACCATCAAAGAAATAGTCAAGATTATGATTCCATTGACGATGAACATATGGCTGCCATAGCTGCAGCCACTTTCGCTATACATTCATTGGAAGAAAAAGCGATCTCTCAGTTTCAGAGAAAAGAGAAAAGTAGAGAAGAAG TTGAAGCTTCCATGAAAACCAAAATGAGTCAGGCAGATAAAGCTCCATCGTTCTCAAGACCAAGTAGACCTAGAGAGGCTTATGCTAATAGAAGTTTAAGCATACATGGAAGTGGAAACACCAAAGTTGATGCATGGGAAAAAGCCGAATTGCTAAAGATTCAAAATCG ATATGAGAAGAGTAACCTAACAATTCTTCAATGGGAAAACGAGAAGAAGGCAAGGGCTAAACGTCGAGTGGAAGAGAAAAAG AAAGAATTGGAACAGAGAAGATCGATCAATTGGCAACATTACCAGAACAAGCTGGCGAGGATCGATCATGTAGCTGGAGGCGCTAGATCGCAAGCAGAAGACACAAGAAGAAATCATGAGAAAAAGGTAAAAGAAAGAGCAAGGGAAATGAGATCACTTGGAGTTACATCTCCAAAATATTGCTTCTTGTGTTGA
- the LOC111889031 gene encoding uncharacterized protein At3g61260 isoform X2, giving the protein MENMIKQRRVSFSELLQRDNKESLSKDKKSPNLYHQRNSQDYDSIDDEHMAAIAAATFAIHSLEEKAISQFQRKEKSREEASMKTKMSQADKAPSFSRPSRPREAYANRSLSIHGSGNTKVDAWEKAELLKIQNRYEKSNLTILQWENEKKARAKRRVEEKKKELEQRRSINWQHYQNKLARIDHVAGGARSQAEDTRRNHEKKVKERAREMRSLGVTSPKYCFLC; this is encoded by the exons ATGGAGAATATGATCAAACAACGAAG ggtttcattttcggAGCTTCTACAGCGTGATAACAAAGAATCGTTGTCCAAAG ATAAGAAATCACCGAACCTGTACCATCAAAGAAATAGTCAAGATTATGATTCCATTGACGATGAACATATGGCTGCCATAGCTGCAGCCACTTTCGCTATACATTCATTGGAAGAAAAAGCGATCTCTCAGTTTCAGAGAAAAGAGAAAAGTAGAGAAGAAG CTTCCATGAAAACCAAAATGAGTCAGGCAGATAAAGCTCCATCGTTCTCAAGACCAAGTAGACCTAGAGAGGCTTATGCTAATAGAAGTTTAAGCATACATGGAAGTGGAAACACCAAAGTTGATGCATGGGAAAAAGCCGAATTGCTAAAGATTCAAAATCG ATATGAGAAGAGTAACCTAACAATTCTTCAATGGGAAAACGAGAAGAAGGCAAGGGCTAAACGTCGAGTGGAAGAGAAAAAG AAAGAATTGGAACAGAGAAGATCGATCAATTGGCAACATTACCAGAACAAGCTGGCGAGGATCGATCATGTAGCTGGAGGCGCTAGATCGCAAGCAGAAGACACAAGAAGAAATCATGAGAAAAAGGTAAAAGAAAGAGCAAGGGAAATGAGATCACTTGGAGTTACATCTCCAAAATATTGCTTCTTGTGTTGA